GTCAGATCCGTTATATATATCCGAGATCGGCAATGCAGTTCCAAATCCACCTTCTTGTTCGGCAATGGGAATCCAATTGTATGCTGCATAGGGATTATCGGTATCGTTCCAATCGTATATTACATATCCATAATCATCAGGACCAAGAGGGGTATCATTATCTACAGTTCCTACATCTAAATTAAAATCAATAATTTGTTCAAATCCCGCTTCATTAAACAATTCAAGATATAGCGGAATCTGCATTCCGGAAAGTGTTTGAGGACGTAGCCAAACATTAAAGCTTAGTTCCTGAATCTGATCTACCCCATTAAGTTCACCCACCACATCCATATTACTGGTAATCGATAACAGGTCGTTGTGAGTGTGTAAGCGAGCATACACATCGCTTACCGAAACCGTAGCGATATTGTGCAATTCTACTGTTAGCACAGCCTCTTCACCGGGATCGAGAATATTGTTTTGAGGGGTAAGAGCTTGATTTGAATCCGGTTCGTGAGGATTATCGTCAGATACTTGGTAAGAGATTAGCTCAATAATTGGGGATTCTACCAAGATAAACTCAGACACATGGTACTCGTTATCATTGCTATCACTCAGATATAGGTGTAACCGTAGCATTGTGTTGTTGGGAGTGCCGTCATGAATATTAAGAATAATCGGAGAAGTGTTATCTGCCGAACCATAAGCAGGAATTTCAGAATAGTTTATTGAAGGATTCTCTATTTGAAGCCACGGACTATCCGAAGTAACCATTCCACTTACACCTTGTAAGGCTTCTGCGCCGGTATTGCGTAAAGCAAAAGAAACTTGAATGCTTTCACCCGCCGATGCCAAGCCATTAGGATTGGAAGACGCAGAATCATCAATTACAATATCTCCGGGTACCAATGTAGGCTCATCTTCAATCACGATATATATCTGCTTAGGTTTAAAATTATGCTTATGAATGGTTAGCACTGCATCACCGGCTTGCATGGCATCGGGAAGTACAAGAATCACATTGCCATCAGCATCGGTATAGCCCCGCGAGAGGATGTCGAATCCGGAAGAGAGCACAACTGAAGCTCCTTCAACCGCCTCTTGAGTGAGATAATCGGTTACCGCTACATCCAGAAGCCGCAAGCCAAGAGGAATGGTTTCCTCTGTTTGGACATTAAATCTATCTGGGATGCCTGTATAGACTTCCATCGTGGGATCTCCCATTAAGTTACACCAATGGGCAAAGTCTACTGCCGAACCCGGAGAAGAAACTCCAAATATCTCATCTATATATAGTTTCCCGTTTAAAAGAGCTTCACCCATAGTACGCATTCCTCGAGTGTAAATACCTTCAAAAATGCCTCCATGTAGCACATTGTTAAATGTAGTATGGGTACTGGATGTGCTCATACCAATAGCAGTTACCGCACCCTTAGGCAATGCCGTAGTTCCATATCTGATAAGCTGTTCTGTTTCGCCGGATCCATCAAAATTCCCGGTGCCACAAGTAATAATAACTGCGTGGGGTATCATATTACTGCCCGATAACGCACTTTCAGAAGGTGGGCTAAAATCGATATATCCTCGGAAGCTATAAAAAGAAATTCCCTGATTGAAGGCACTATTTATCCCAGAAACCAAGCTACTGAAATTTGCTCCGTATAATTCGGTAAAAGTGTTATCCGAATTCTCTTCCAGAGCCATCTCTTTGATGTACTTGCTGATATACATCGTAGAAATGCCCGAGGGATCGTTGTCGCCAACTAATAGCATTCTGTTCAGCCATTCGGCATTATCTACATCTAAATTCTTCTCATAAGCATATATTTTGTTTAGGAGCACCAAAAACTGGGTAGAATTCTCTACGGAGATTCTCCCGATAAACACATCGCCCAGCATATCTCCGGTATTCATGAATGTATAAGGATAGTCTGTTGCGCCATAAGACTGCTGGAAACAAGGAATGCTAAAACTCCCACCTACGTCACCAATAAGAATAACATAGTCGGGGCGAGTTTCTGGATTGTTATATTGGTTGCGAATATACGTCCGAATGCTACTAGAAGAACTGCCGGCACTTGATGATGAAGTGTTGGCAATATCCACATCGGCACCTTTCTGTCTCTTCCAAGTGGCAAAACCATTCAAAGCAGTATTAAAAACTACATCTTGGGACTGCCCATGAATAATGAGATAACGCGGTGGAGTATTGGCAACCATTAAATCTCTGTATTCATGGTAGTTTTGGATGAAGGACGAATATATCTTATCGAAAGCCGGAGATATGTGATGTACCGGTGCAGTTAACTCGTTTATGCCTGATCCACCGGTATAATTAACGCGCATATTGATGTTTGTATGCGCAGTCAATTCTTGAGTGGCCGCATTGTAACTAAAAGGATTCACCTGAACCGTAATTACTCTAAAATCCCTAATGATTTTGGGATCGCTATATTCAATGGCTGCGGTGGGATATTCGCCACCACCGCCATAATATTGAGTATCTTGCACAAAAGATTTAGGATTTTCAAGCTCCATATCTTGCTGAAGAGGATACGCATGATAGTTGCTAATAACGCTTTGTTGAGAATTAATAACCTCTATGTTTACTCCACCTTGATGGGGAATCGCTATAGTGGTTGTAATAACTGGTAATTCTGGCATACCACTTTGCATAAGAGTTCCAGCTCCGGGCATAACAATGCGGTGAAATGTTTGCCCATTGTTTTCTTGCGTTGTTATTTCATATTGTGGTAAGCTGAATTCAAGTTCCATACTATTATTGGTATTACTTGTAATCTCAAAAGCAGACTTGAATGAGGCTACGCTGAAATCTGTAGCAGCAGCAAAGGCAAGCCCGCAAATCATGCTTAATAGCATTATTAGTGTTAGTTTCTTCATTGGCTATCCCCTATTGGAGTTTGATTTGACCGAATTCAATGCAAGTATTATTCCGTTTTTTTACAGATTGTAATATAACATCATTTCATGAGGATGTGGACGGGCATTAAGTGCCTCATATTCAGCCATCTTGAGTTTGATGTGGCTTTCAATAAGATCTTCATTGAATACATCGCCCACTAAAAGGAATTGATGATCTTCCTTTAGCGCTTGCATAGCCTCAGCGAGATTTGCCGGAATTGAAAGCAAGCTTGCTTTTTTCTCTTCACTCCAAGTATAAACGTTATCGTCGAATGGACCCAAATTGTGTTCAGCCGGATCAATCTTGTTTTTTATGCCATCTATTCCAGCTAACAGAATCGCACTCATTGCCAGATAAGGATTGCATGTAGCATCTCCAGTGCGGAATTCAAAACGTTTATCTTCCGGACTGTTGGCATATTTGGGAATGCGAATAGCAGCAGAGCGGTTGGCAAGCCCATAAAACAGCTTTACTGGGGCTTCAAATCCTGGAAGCAGGCGCTTATAACTGTTGGTAGAGGGATTTGTAAAAGCCACCAGGGCTCGTCCATGATAGAGTATGCCGCCAATAAACCAGATAGCTTCCTTTGAAAGATCGGCATAACCACCCTTTTTGTAGAATATGTTCTTGCCTTTTTTGTGCAACATCATGTGAAAATGCATTCCGTTTCCAGCATGATTGTATACGGGCTTTGGCATAAATGTGGCAGTTAGCCCATAATCTAGTGCGGTTCTGCGGATGATGTCTTTCATCACCATAGTGTCATCACAAATCTTGGGAAACTCTAGCAATTCGGTCTCGATCTCTTGCTGCGAGGAAAGCCCCACTTCGTGGTGGTGATAGCGGACTTTGATGCCCAAAGTCTCCATGTGGTCAACCATCTCTTGACGAATCTCGTAGAAACGATCGAAAGGAGTATCGGCATGATATCCTTTCACGTCTTGCCGACTCACCCCATCCAAATCGTCAAAATCTTCTGGAAGCGCATCTTTACTTTCGCTGGAAGTTATGTTGTATCCACTGGAAAAGCTATCCGAATAGAATTGTACAGTATCAAAAAGGTGGTATTCCAATTCTGGAATCCATGTAGATTTATCGGCAATCTTTGTACTTTTTAGGTATTCATGAGCCCTTAACGCAACACTACGAGGATCTTTCTTGATGCCTATACGAGTGTCTGCATCGCAGATGGAGCAGATCATACGCAACGTTGGAACTTCATAAAATGGATCCAATTGCGCAGTCTGGATGTCTGGCATCAACACCATATCTCCGCTTTCTACACTTCTCATGCCGGGTATGGAAGAACCGTCGAATGGAACTCCTCGCTTTAATACTCTCTCAATTCTGCGAGCAGGAAATGTGATATGATACCACTTTCCGTCTAAGCCGCAATACTTCAGGTCAATTGCCTTCACTTCGTTATCGGCAATCGTCTTTTGCAGTGTCTTTAAATCCATGCTTTTACTCCATGTATGTATTTATTTTAATATTTGTATGATTGATCTCGGCGGTAGTTAGTTTTCTATATAGGCAATCCCAGTAGCCTCATTACCAGCTTAACAGGAGGCAACACTATCTTGCTAATCAGATTAAGCCCCAATAGATTGGATATAATGATGACGGCAAAGAGATAGATCATACCCTTACGCTCTTGCGCAGTCCACTTAAAATAAGCTTGGTCTGTGAGAAACATGCCCAAAACCTTAGATCCATCCAAAGGTGGTACTGGTATTAAATTAAAGAAAGCCAATAATAGATTGAGAAATATCACGTACCAGAATATATGCTGTAGCACAGGTATAGGGGCCGAGATGTGAAAGATTACACTCAATACTATGGCAATAAGGATGTTCGAGACGGGGCCCGCTAGGGCAGTCAAACCGGAATCACGTTTCAGATTGCGGAAGTTATAAGGGTTAAAGGGCACAGGCTTGGCATAGCCGTAAATGAATTCCGCGCTAAAATATAGTATCAATGGCAAAATTACTGTGCCAAAAGGATCGATATGTTTTTTGGGATTGAAGCTCAATCGTCCTGCCCGCTGTGCGGAATCGTCTCCCAAGGCAAAGGCGGCAAAGGCATGACTCACTTCATGGATAATGATGCTATAGAACACCATTACAATGATGGCTATGTTGCTGATAAGGCTATTTATATTCAAATCGCTATCCTTATACCTTTTTTAGCTTCAAGAACTTACGCTTGCCTGCACGCAATATAGCACCATCTGATATTGTTACTTCTGCATCAAATGCGGTAATCTTTTTCCCGTCCAAGCTCACTCCTCCCCCTTGCATTAAGCGTTTCGCTTCTCCATTGCTTGCGCATAAACCACTTTGTACTAATATCTGCACTAGTTTCACGCTATTTCCCTGTACGCCATACTCCGGCATCTCGTCCGGTATTTCTTTTTTAGAGAAGAGCTTTTCAAAGCCTTCTTGCGCTTTCTGTGCATCTTCCTCTCCATGGTACAGCTTAACTATTTCCCAAGCTAGGCGTTTCTTCAAAGTCATGGGATTTATCCCTGCCGCAAGCTCATTTTTTACTTGTTCCAATTGATCTGGATCATAGGCTGTGGCATAAGTATAATAGTTCATAATCAGGTTATCCGGAATGCTCATCACCTTACCGTATTTTTCAGATGCGACATCAAAGACGGCAATGTAGTTATTCAGAGACTTACCCATCTTATTTACTCCGTCTGTTCCCAGAAGTATAGGTGAGAGTATTGCTATTTGTTGTTCCATGCCAAAATAGCGCTGCATGTCTCTTCCACACAAGATGTTAAATTTCTGTTCTGTAGCGCCTAATTCCACATCGCTGTTTATTGCTACCGAGTCGTAACCCTGGAGGATGGGATACATCAATTCATGCATACCAAGAGATAGCCCTTGTTCATAACGATTGCGAAATGTATCGTGTGCCATAAACTGTGCTAAAGTAAATTTGCCCATCAGCTTTAGAACCTCTCCCATACCCATGTCGCCAAACCATTCGCTCTGATAGCGGATCTCGGTAAGTTCCGGTTTGAGTATGGTAAATAGTTGGTCCATATACTTTTCGCTATTGATTCTAACCTGTTCATGAGTAAGGGGAGGTCTAGAATCGTCTCGACCGGTAGGATCACCAATCTGGGCAGTAAAGTCGCCGATAATGATCACGCCGATATGCCCCAGTTCCTGAAAATCCCGCATCTTGCGTATCGGTACCAAG
This portion of the Candidatus Cloacimonadota bacterium genome encodes:
- a CDS encoding C25 family cysteine peptidase, producing the protein MKKLTLIMLLSMICGLAFAAATDFSVASFKSAFEITSNTNNSMELEFSLPQYEITTQENNGQTFHRIVMPGAGTLMQSGMPELPVITTTIAIPHQGGVNIEVINSQQSVISNYHAYPLQQDMELENPKSFVQDTQYYGGGGEYPTAAIEYSDPKIIRDFRVITVQVNPFSYNAATQELTAHTNINMRVNYTGGSGINELTAPVHHISPAFDKIYSSFIQNYHEYRDLMVANTPPRYLIIHGQSQDVVFNTALNGFATWKRQKGADVDIANTSSSSAGSSSSSIRTYIRNQYNNPETRPDYVILIGDVGGSFSIPCFQQSYGATDYPYTFMNTGDMLGDVFIGRISVENSTQFLVLLNKIYAYEKNLDVDNAEWLNRMLLVGDNDPSGISTMYISKYIKEMALEENSDNTFTELYGANFSSLVSGINSAFNQGISFYSFRGYIDFSPPSESALSGSNMIPHAVIITCGTGNFDGSGETEQLIRYGTTALPKGAVTAIGMSTSSTHTTFNNVLHGGIFEGIYTRGMRTMGEALLNGKLYIDEIFGVSSPGSAVDFAHWCNLMGDPTMEVYTGIPDRFNVQTEETIPLGLRLLDVAVTDYLTQEAVEGASVVLSSGFDILSRGYTDADGNVILVLPDAMQAGDAVLTIHKHNFKPKQIYIVIEDEPTLVPGDIVIDDSASSNPNGLASAGESIQVSFALRNTGAEALQGVSGMVTSDSPWLQIENPSINYSEIPAYGSADNTSPIILNIHDGTPNNTMLRLHLYLSDSNDNEYHVSEFILVESPIIELISYQVSDDNPHEPDSNQALTPQNNILDPGEEAVLTVELHNIATVSVSDVYARLHTHNDLLSITSNMDVVGELNGVDQIQELSFNVWLRPQTLSGMQIPLYLELFNEAGFEQIIDFNLDVGTVDNDTPLGPDDYGYVIYDWNDTDNPYAAYNWIPIAEQEGGFGTALPISDIYNGSDEGDQVGAQSLAVVDLPFSFRFYGRHYNQITVCSNGFIAMGVTANAEFRNFRLPGAMGPSPMIAPFWDDLATHSGSGIYTMFDRGNRSFIIEWYNLRNGKNGTSPETFQVILYDQSVHNTSMGDGPIKFQYHTFNNVDSQSGSRHGNYATIGIE
- the glnA gene encoding type I glutamate--ammonia ligase, with product MDLKTLQKTIADNEVKAIDLKYCGLDGKWYHITFPARRIERVLKRGVPFDGSSIPGMRSVESGDMVLMPDIQTAQLDPFYEVPTLRMICSICDADTRIGIKKDPRSVALRAHEYLKSTKIADKSTWIPELEYHLFDTVQFYSDSFSSGYNITSSESKDALPEDFDDLDGVSRQDVKGYHADTPFDRFYEIRQEMVDHMETLGIKVRYHHHEVGLSSQQEIETELLEFPKICDDTMVMKDIIRRTALDYGLTATFMPKPVYNHAGNGMHFHMMLHKKGKNIFYKKGGYADLSKEAIWFIGGILYHGRALVAFTNPSTNSYKRLLPGFEAPVKLFYGLANRSAAIRIPKYANSPEDKRFEFRTGDATCNPYLAMSAILLAGIDGIKNKIDPAEHNLGPFDDNVYTWSEEKKASLLSIPANLAEAMQALKEDHQFLLVGDVFNEDLIESHIKLKMAEYEALNARPHPHEMMLYYNL
- a CDS encoding site-2 protease family protein; translated protein: MNINSLISNIAIIVMVFYSIIIHEVSHAFAAFALGDDSAQRAGRLSFNPKKHIDPFGTVILPLILYFSAEFIYGYAKPVPFNPYNFRNLKRDSGLTALAGPVSNILIAIVLSVIFHISAPIPVLQHIFWYVIFLNLLLAFFNLIPVPPLDGSKVLGMFLTDQAYFKWTAQERKGMIYLFAVIIISNLLGLNLISKIVLPPVKLVMRLLGLPI
- the tyrS gene encoding tyrosine--tRNA ligase — its product is MNYEHELKIITKSVEEIIPLDELKAKLAKSAKSGNPLRIKYGIDPTGNEIHIGHLVPIRKMRDFQELGHIGVIIIGDFTAQIGDPTGRDDSRPPLTHEQVRINSEKYMDQLFTILKPELTEIRYQSEWFGDMGMGEVLKLMGKFTLAQFMAHDTFRNRYEQGLSLGMHELMYPILQGYDSVAINSDVELGATEQKFNILCGRDMQRYFGMEQQIAILSPILLGTDGVNKMGKSLNNYIAVFDVASEKYGKVMSIPDNLIMNYYTYATAYDPDQLEQVKNELAAGINPMTLKKRLAWEIVKLYHGEEDAQKAQEGFEKLFSKKEIPDEMPEYGVQGNSVKLVQILVQSGLCASNGEAKRLMQGGGVSLDGKKITAFDAEVTISDGAILRAGKRKFLKLKKV